TGAAGTAGGGGCGTAGCATGCTACGCCCCCACAGAAAATTTTCCATACCGGCGGCGAGTGGGCCCGTCTAGCCCGCTCTCCTTGCCGAAGGCGTAGGCCTCGCGCTATGCCGTCGCCGCGAGCACCGTCATCAGCTTGTTGGCGATCGTCTCCATCTCGACCGGCTTGAGGAGGTAGCCCTCGCTGCTGTAGCTGAGCGCCTTGAGGACCGTGTCGGTGTCGTCCTCGGCGGTGAGGAAGACGACGGGGACGTCCTTCAGGCTTGGGTTCTCGTAGAGCAGCTTGGTCGCCTGGAGCCCGGTCATGTTGGGCATCTGGATGTCCATCAGGATAATGTCGGGCGTCGTCTCCGAAGCGAGCTTCACGGCCTCGGCCCCGTCGGAGGCGCACACGAGGCGGAAGCCGACCTGCTCGAGGTAGAACCGGATCGCGTCGCGGACCGGCTGCTCGTCGTCGACGACGAGGACGAGCGACTGGTCGTACTTGTCGTCGGCGTAGGCCGAGGGCAACTCGAGTTCGGGGAGGTCGTCCTGGGGCCCTTCGGCCGAGCGGGCGAGCGCCTCGACGAGGGCGCCGAGTTGGGCGCGCCATGTGCCGAGGTCCTGCTCGCTGCCGAAGAACGAAGACAGCGCCACGTCGAGCAGGCCGGCGGTCTCGCTGACGTTCCCGAAACCGTACATCCCGGCGCTCCCGCGCAGCTTGTGCACCAGCCCGTTCATCTCGCGGAGCGACTCGGCGCGCCCGGCGATGGCCTGCCCCCACAGCGTCTGGATGTCCGAGAGGCGGCGCGGCAGGTCGTGGGCGTAGGCGTCCCGCTGGGCCTGCATCTGGGCCTGAAACGTGTTCAGATTAGACATATTGGCGACTCCAAATCTCCCGGACCTGCTCAGGCAGCGCGACGGGGTCGAACGGTTTGTGGATGACCTCGGCGATGCCGAGCGTGAGGTAGTGATCGACCTCGTGGCGCTGGGCCTTAGCGGTGAGGAAAATGACCGGCGTAGATGTAAAGGCCGGGTTCTGGCGCAGCGCCCCGAGGGTCGCCGGGCCGTCCATCTCAGGCATCATCACGTCGAGCACGATCAGGTCCGGCGTGAAGGTGGCCAGGCGCTCGAGCGCCTCGACGCCGTTGGCGGCGGCAGCGACGGTGTAGCCGCCGACCGCCTCGAGCGACATCTGGAGGATGGACCGGATGTCCGGGTCGTCTTCGACGATGAGGATGCGTTGCAGCGATTCCATGAGGGGACCGGAGATGAGGTTGATGTAATGTGGGGGGATAGGGTGATTTACGAAGACAATGCGGAGGCCGAGCGCGCGGGCGCAGGCGGCCGTGCCCCCGTAGGCGGCACCGGGGGCGTCTGCTCGATGGTGGTGCAGACGAGGTCCAGCAGCCGGGCGTGGTCCACGGGGCCTTTGACGACGTGGCCGATGGCCTGCGCAGCGCTCTCGTGGTCGTCCTCGCGCGCCGAGTAGATGGCGACGGGGACGCCGGCGTTCTTGAGGTCCGGCAGCAGGTCCAGCCCGTCGCCGTCCGGGAGTTCGAGGT
Above is a window of Bacteroidota bacterium DNA encoding:
- a CDS encoding response regulator → MSNLNTFQAQMQAQRDAYAHDLPRRLSDIQTLWGQAIAGRAESLREMNGLVHKLRGSAGMYGFGNVSETAGLLDVALSSFFGSEQDLGTWRAQLGALVEALARSAEGPQDDLPELELPSAYADDKYDQSLVLVVDDEQPVRDAIRFYLEQVGFRLVCASDGAEAVKLASETTPDIILMDIQMPNMTGLQATKLLYENPSLKDVPVVFLTAEDDTDTVLKALSYSSEGYLLKPVEMETIANKLMTVLAATA
- a CDS encoding response regulator; this translates as MESLQRILIVEDDPDIRSILQMSLEAVGGYTVAAAANGVEALERLATFTPDLIVLDVMMPEMDGPATLGALRQNPAFTSTPVIFLTAKAQRHEVDHYLTLGIAEVIHKPFDPVALPEQVREIWSRQYV